The Pleurodeles waltl isolate 20211129_DDA chromosome 7, aPleWal1.hap1.20221129, whole genome shotgun sequence genome includes a region encoding these proteins:
- the LOC138304296 gene encoding uncharacterized protein, producing the protein MELSDEQLVLMTWEVALRKGWGFVVDTLLRGGVEVFSPAFGDSKDQGFWSQFGDWSEQGLIPADNPLVSQESGDEEEEEITKTDKSYLGSMEWPSWSGQCPRCSTTTLSSLEKPPVLSAKGNYQGGRSVYSKIKEFIDEVTRVFQNYFPGIEMRRDKQAMTCQPSNPLSLRAQPGLSTDTWVKRPTKDAQTQAPPWDASSVLGEQPPIDAISRASPLPQQVALVRAMPVLPSVAAAESVPPAPVEVADDFHWVKPLAAHVPMQLRETVVSLRFFDIFSLLQGQSIKHPGQKEDAIDRTLVNWQNAFEVMGSILLEDAPEKMKGFFNYSATIRRAYDSLPEGAWLIYDQLFRKLKETHPDMSWAVVHPQLWQKVSKPVQHPHGSKASEKTCQLYDEDKCELADLCQFAHLCSVCGGKHPKVKCSLHLHPKSSPRSDTAVKQHPRVECSTEHLDGKDKKPEAQKRLGKVPPGSFICRHYSTGYCRLGNDCGFKHLCYGCGGQHAWVNCGTVAPEKHNLKKKQQLDEEAVMKKKHCEHQQGELVTGGFFSFGDICAKSGGKPPTAESTIVKPGLEAPQQENQKNSSGGPVVKGYCSFYNRGGCSLGRTCRYNHVCSGCGDSHPLIKCSKVNPTSVEWNPKKRRRGRKKHKQMEICQMYNIEKCKFGNLCLLKHVCSECLRPHPVVTCGSLINI; encoded by the coding sequence ATGGAGCTAAGTGATGAGCAGCTCGTGCTAATGACCTGGGAGGTGGCTTTGAGAAAGGGGTGGGGATTTGTAGTCGATACCCTACTGCGTGGGGGGGTGGAAGTTTTCTCCCCTGCCTTTGGTGATTCCAAGGATCAGGGATTCTGGAGTCAGTTTGGGGATTGGTCAGAGCAAGGTCTCATTCCAGCAGACAATCCCTTGGTAAGCCAGGAGTCtggggatgaagaggaggaggagataaCTAAAACTGACAAATCCTACCTGGGTAGCATGGAATGGCCCTCATGGTCTGGACAGTGTCCTAGGTGTAGTACAACCACCCTCTCTAGTCTAGAGAAGCCCCCAGTTCTGAGTGCCAAGGGAAACTATCAGGGTGGGAGGTCTGTGTACTCAAAGATAAAAGAGTTCATCGATGAGGTGACTAGAGTGTTCCAAAACTATTTTCCTGGCATAGAGATGCGGAGGGACAAGCAGGCTATGACATGTCAgccttcaaacccattatcattaCGTGCCCAGCCAGGTCTTTCTACAGACACATGGGTAAAAAGGCCAACTAAAGATGCACAGACACAAGCTCCCCCTTGGGATGCATCGTCTGTTCTTGGAGAGCAGCCACCTATAGATGCAATCTCTAGAGCTAGTCCGCTGCCTCAGCAAGTGGCACTGGtgcgggcaatgcctgtgttgccTTCAGTGGCAGCTGCTGAGTCAGTCCCTCCAGCTCCTGTCGAGGTTGCTGATGACTTCCATTGGGTCAAGCCGTTAGCTGCCCATGTCCCCATGCAATTACGCGAGACAGTGGTTTCTTTACGGTTCTTTGACATTTTCTCTCTTCTGCAAGGGCAGTCCATCAAACACCCCGGCCAAAAGGAAGATGCGATTGACAGGacgcttgtgaattggcaaaatGCATTTGAAGTAATGGGTAGTATCCTGCTAGAAGATGCACCAGAAAAGATGAAGGGTTTCTTTAACTACAGCGCCACGATCCGCAGGGCCTATGACAGTTTGCCTGAGGGAGCTTGGCTCATATACGATCAACTGTTTCGTAAATTGAAAGAGACTCATCCGGATATGAGCTGGGCAGTGGTACACCCTCAACTGTGGCAGAAGGTCTCGAAGCCAGTGCAGCATCCTCATGGGTCAAAGGCATCTGAGAAAACCTGCCAATTGTATGATGAAGACAAATGTGAACTGGCAGACCTCTGCCAATTTGCGCATCTCTGTTCCGTGTGTGGAGGCAAGCACCCAAAGGTGAAATGCAGTCTCCACTTGCATCCTAAATCATCTCCCAGGTCCGATACTGCAGTTAAGCAGCACCCGAGGGTGGAGTGTAGCACAGAGCACCTTGATGGGAAGGATAAAAAACCTGAGGCGCAAAAACGTCTAGGTAAGGTGCCTCCGGGGTCATTTATTTGTCGGCACTATAGCACTGGGTACTGCAGGTTGGGAAACGACTGTGGCTTTAAGCATCTGTGCTACGGCTGTGGTGGGCAGCATGCGTGGGTGAATTGTGGCACAGTGGCGCCCGAGAAACATAACCTAAAGAAAAAGCAGCAACTCGATGAGGAGGCAGTAATGAAGAAAAAACACTGTGAACACCAGCAAGGTGAATTGGTGACGGGTGGCTTCTTCAGCTTTGGGGACATCTGTGCTAAAAGTGGGGGGAAGCCCCCTACTGCAGAGTCTACCATAGTGAAGCCTGGCCTCGAGGCGCCACAACAAGAGAACCAAAAGAACTCCAGTGGGGGTCCAGTTGTCAAAGGCTATTGCTCTTTCTATAACAGAGGGGGATGCAGCTTAGGGCGAACATGCCGCTATAACCATGTTTGCTCTGGCTGTGGGGATAGTCACCCACTGATCAAGTGCAGCAAAGTGAACCCCACGTCTGTGGAATGGAATCCAAAGAAGAGGAGAAGAGGTAGGAAGAAACACAAACAGATGGAAATCTGCCAGATGTACAACATAGAAAAATGCAAGTTCGGGAACCTCTGCCTCTTAAAGCACGTATGTTCTGAATGCCTTCGACCGCACCCAGTAGTTACGTGTGGCTCATTAATAAATATTTGA